ATAAAAGAAGTCTATGACTCAACATGGATCGATCAGATTAGTGCATAGTCGATGGTAGTATAGAGAAAACTCAAACAATCCGTTACCTATCAATCAACATTTTAACATCTTCATAGGCGGCTAATAGCCAAAGAGAGTATCTGTGAGGATGTTTTTGGTCGAGGACCATAGTCCTACATGTCTGACCAAAGTATAGAGTGGTCGACAGCAAAGGCTCACTTCTTGACCATGTACACACAATGTCAGAAGACATGAGAAAAGACCGGAAATATCAAAATGGTCCAATTACGGTTCATTAATAAACTTGGCCGATTTGATTACTCCCTTCCTGCACGTCCAGGAAAGATCACGCATCAGATGCGTAGACTAAAGAAcctacactgaggttcacatcagggggagcagtacgtgttgtactctttttccttcatcatggttttgtcccactgggtttttcatgataatgttttaatgaggcaacattaagcgtattacaatccctgaatggttatggcatccaaggggtgAGTGTTATgaatcaattgatggatgtccataaccggcccggtccataaccggcccggtccataaccggcccatacacttagagagagagacggcccagccctagagagagagagaggtggtcGTGAccttaggagagagagagagagagaggcggcttatgctttggagaaaaggaaactctatTTCCTTTTCGTTGTAATTGTTATCTTtcaattattatgtattagtagttttcctaaatcctagttggtttaggtttttgatactttcttttttacttatcttgtaatctcctatataaagggaacacttattcattaatgaaaGATAGAAACATTCAGCTCTAAATCTATTGTTTCACAACATAAATCACTATAACAAATGTATAgttgttttttgtaattttcaatttacactaaattttaatcaatagtaattcaataagtTCAATTAATTTCTTTGCAGATCAcatttttttcatagaaaatacaaaaaatataactttgtgaaacattttttttttctaaaacatctgACTTTATGAAACAGAAGGagtatttaaattcaaaaatgtgTCTACCATTTCATGTGCataaaatacatgaaaactTTATTCACATATGAAATTACCATAAATTCACAAATCACAAGATTAATAATTTATCGAGCTTATCTTCAATACAACAGTTTCACAACAGCCATTTTCCATCATCTTCTTTTTATCCAAGTTTTTCTCGTCCACATTTTTCcgtcaactttttttttgtcatcattcCGTCaccttttttttgtcttaagaaaataaaaaacatatcaaaataaatattaaaattttatatcctGAATATTCACCTATAAAAAACAAGCCAGTGGTCCTCGGCGGCTATAAGAAAACAAACTCTTACGAGTCCTTGAGTGTTTAGCATAtccattaaaaacaaaactctgAATGAGACCTTATGAGTTTTTGGGTGCAACTGGAATGCTATTTTGTGGAATAAAACTATTTGGAATGGATCATTCCACATGTTTCCATAACATGTTTACCAGTTACCATGAAAACTTTTTAGAAACAATTCCATATATTCCATTTTTGGaatggaacaaaaaaataaatcctTTGTAAAtgttgttcctttttttttttttttttttttttggtaaaatgttaagctTACCATTTTCTGAAAGAAGGATACACTGTTGttgttaaacaacttattacaagAGAAGAACAGAGAAGCAGAAAAGAAAGACAAAGGAAACAGACTAAACAACAACAATCAAAATAAGAGAAAGCGACACTAAGGTGGAAAGAGACGTCTGATGGAAAGGTAGAGCAGGAGGAGCGTGTCGTGGCCATCAGCTGGAGGGGCTAAGGACAAGAGACGATCCCTCATAGAACGATCAACATACTTGGCGATCGCCGCTGCGGTAGAGGAAACATTCTTAAAGATACGGACGTTCCTCTCTCTCCACAGGCTGTAGACGATGACCTGCATCAAAAGTTTAATAACAGACACAGCACCCGAGCAGGAAGCAATATGTGGCAGAGCAATGGTGGTTTCCAAAGAGGCGAGTGAATCCGGAGTGGTAGGGAGCAACCAGCCCGTGAAGTGAGACCAAACTGCAGTTGAGAAGCAGCAGGAGAAGAACATATGAGCGTGCGATTCATGGTCCAGAGAACATAGGGGACACACCGGAGGAACCTGCATTCCCCATGAGATGAGCCTATCTCTAGTAGGCAGCCTTGATAAAACTGACATCTAAGAGACAAAAGAACAGCGGGGAATCTCTTCTTTGAACCAGATAAGTTTATACCACGATACCAGAGGGGAGGGTTGTCTTACAAAGTTCCAAGTAGCTTTAGAAGAGAACTTGGGCAGAAAAGAGTGAGCACCACTCCGCCAAAGGAAACAATCCTTTCCGTGCAAAGATGATGGTGGCTGCATCGTTGAGAGAACCACCTGCAAGGTTTCAGCTTCGTCGGATCTCGCCGGTGGAAGAGACCAGTGTCCATTAGGTGCAGCAGCACTAACAGTAGCGTCAATGGGAATACGAAGGTCCCTAGTACCTCTCCTGCCACACACAGAGATTAGGGGACCAAGATCAGTCCACCAGTCAAACCAGAAGCTAACAGACTTCCCATCCCCTAAATTGCATCTCATTAAGGCATTTAGCTTCGGCTTCAGCTTCAGCATTTGGTTGACCGTAGATGAGAAAGTAGTAGAAGTTTCAGCAGTCCAAAAAGTAGTAAATGTTG
This genomic stretch from Brassica napus cultivar Da-Ae chromosome C9, Da-Ae, whole genome shotgun sequence harbors:
- the LOC106362581 gene encoding uncharacterized protein LOC106362581; this encodes MLKLKPKLNALMRCNLGDGKSVSFWFDWWTDLGPLISVCGRRGTRDLRIPIDATVSAAAPNGHWSLPPARSDEAETLQVVLSTMQPPSSLHGKDCFLWRSGAHSFLPKFSSKATWNFMSVLSRLPTRDRLISWGMQVIVYSLWRERNVRIFKNVSSTAAAIAKYVDRSMRDRLLSLAPPADGHDTLLLLYLSIRRLFPP